From Rhododendron vialii isolate Sample 1 chromosome 7a, ASM3025357v1:
TGTGCTGCACTTGTGAAGCTCAAGTAGTGAAGTTAGAAAATGGAGGTTCAATGGTAGAGTAAGAAGGTGGCAAAGTTTAAGGGGTATAAGTAGAAAGTGGAGGCCTAAATCATGGAGTGACAAAGTGGTAATACTCAAGGGCTATAGCTAGAAAGTGCATGGTTGAAGCCTAAGTGGCAGAGCAAAAAGCTGATAAAGAGTAGGATTTTGTATTATGGACAAACCAAGACATAATAactttttttgtgattttgtatTTTCCTACtccttttgagtttttttgcATAAAATATTCATCACTTAAGGAAAAAGTAGTACAAACTTGAAGTtcattaattatatctcttagccagaagattttgaaaatgaataaAGAAGGGAAAAGATACAGCATCACAGGATGCTAATTTAAGGTTACATGCTTTTGTTATCTATATttgtcttcttattttttattcatgGAGAAAGCAATACAGTCAGCAAGGGGAGCTATGCCATTTGTTGAATTAGTTTGGGTTAGATGTTGTGTTATTTGTGAAAGTAATGTTTCGTTGCTTAGAAATCAATCTAGTAAAGCATGCATGGCAAGAGTATGGTATAGCTTGCTGTGGCGAACTTCGTATAGGCATCAAAGTTCCTATTGTTATAcctatattaaaatttaatgcATTACCAATTacattttataaataaatacggGGAAGGTTTATAGCCATACCTATGGAGACGTCATATAGCATACCTATAGAAAGTTCAAAGGTCAAATATTAATCTTTTTATCAGTGAATAGATTTTGTACATTGAATAAAGTATATGAAGTCAGTAAATATCATACATTCGTCATGATTTGTTGAACTTGATGCTGGAAGAGAATCTATAGGAGTAGTATTATGCCCATCAAGTATCTCCTGATCATTGCAAGTATTATCTGCCATGTAGCTATAGCCTATGCTTGATTCAATATTTTCTTGAGCACTAACTTCTTCTTGTATCTCAACTGGAATGAGTGTATTTTCTCTTCGGCATCTTTGTTCTGCATACAAAGCCCTCCTCCGTGCCTTTAAtctatctttttcttcttgtaatAATTGACAATATGGGATTCTCACATGCTTATTCTCAGACATTTTGTTTAATGACTATGAAAGTATTAAGAGTTTAGTTAGATTAATATCTTCTTGTAACTTAGTCTTAGCTAATTGTTcttatatgtatatacatatgtCATAAGAATATCTATTAACATGCATGCATGATCTAAACAAAGGCAATCGATAGGCATGAATTTACCTGGTGCACAGATACAAATTTGGGGAACAAAATTAAAGATTAGATCAGTAAAGAGAACATGGCAAATATCATTAGCTTAGTTAAATATGAATAGTCTAATGTCGTGCCCACATGCATGCACTGGAATTATGTAATAACAAAAGGAAAGAATAAAATTAGTGTAAGTGAGCAAAATGCTTGATTAGTAACAGAGCAAATTGTGAGCTTTCTTTCAATGACCAGAAGACAGTGCTAAAGGGAAAGCTCTTGGTCCAAATAATGTTCCTACTCTAATATTCTAAAGCTTAAGGCATTGAGCTAGAAAGCAGAAACTGAACTACGATGTTGGCCCCTTTGTTGGGGGGTTTGTGGAGTTTTTGgctcttgctttgttttgtttttctgcaGGCTGTGGCTTTTTCAATTGCTGTTCTTTGGTTTTGTATCTGTCCGTTGTTGAGTGTGCGTGTCTGATCTGGCTTGTTTTCTTAGGGATTGGTGGTTTTTGAGTTGAGTCTGCTGAAGTCAGTTTGTACTCCTAGAGAGGAGGGAGGATTCGGTTTAAGACTTCTTACAAATTGGAACAAAGCAGTGATGATGAGACACCTCTGGGCAGTTTGTAGCAAAGAAGACATTCTTTGGGTCAAATGGGTTTATATGTACATCATAAAGAATCAATGCTTATGGCAGATGCCTAGTCCTTAGCATGCATCAGTGTCCTTGGAGGAAGATTTTGCAACTGAAACCTTTGTTCCAACCTTTGGTCAGGCATGTGGTCGGTACATTTCTTTGGTTAGACCCTTGGCACCCATTGGCCCATTGTATCAGCATTTTGGTCAAAGGGTGGTTTATTATTTGGGCAGGTCCCTTAATGCAAGAGTGTCTTCTATCATTTATGAGGGAGGGTGGAACTGGCCTAGATTGAGAAATTTGGTTACTCAAGAAATCATATACCTAAGTCCTCTGAATCTGGTCCCACATGTTGATGAGGAGGATAGGGTGATATGGCTTCCTTCTAAGTCTGGGCTGTACACTTTCAAATCAGCATGGGAGGTTATTCGAACTGCTAGACCAATTGTTGCCTGGGCTCATGTTGTGCGTTTCCCTCACGATATCCCGAGATGGTTCTCCATTTTATGGATGGCTTGCCATAGCAGACTATCTACCAAAGACACATTGGCTGCATGGGGTGTAATTTCAGAGGATAGCTGTGTCCTTTTGTTCTGTTGATGTTGGGTCCCATTTATTCAGTTATCACAATGGTTTACATTACAGCTACATATCAAGATTAGCAAGTTTAAGTCTATTTTCCTGCTGTCTAGATCAGATCAATACAGAAAACATGGAAAATATCATTAGCCTAGTGTAAGTGAGCAAGATGGTTGATTGGCAGCAGAGCAAATTTTGAGCTTTCTTATAATAACCAAAAGTCAGTGGTAAAGGAAAAGTTGTTGGTCAGAATAATGTTACTACTCTAATATTGTAAAGCCTAAGGCTTTGAGCTAGAAAGTAAACACTTAAGTAGTAGACCTACGAAATGACAAATTGAGACTTTTCTTACAGAAAAACCAAAGTAGATTTTACCTGTGCATTTaatttgtcttcttcttctcctgGTATAAGAGAATGTGTTCTTAAAGCTTAGTTAGATTACGAAAATAATCCTTGCTCAGTGCTGTTTGTTTTGTCCTATATATGCACACATACACAGACTTTGTAGCACAGACACTTTGTCAAAGGTCACGTATCGGTGTTGGACACTTTTCGAACACTGACACTCTCCGGACACGTGTCCAACACTTCTTCTAGAGtgtcctattttttttccccaatattTAGGGTCCAACACCCTCGCAACACTCTTGCGACACTTTCTGTGTCCCCCAACGTGTTATGTccccattttttgaaaatttgcgTGTTGGGGTGTCAGAGAGAATGAGTTCTTAAAGTTTAGTTAGATTAAGTATATCATTCTTGTTCaatgttgtttttattttttaaggcaAATATGTGTTCTTTAAAGTTATAGATATTCAACTGCTACAGAAATGGATCTGGGGTTAATAGTAGTCATAACTCATAAGCTCCTGGAGTTAATCGGAACGACAATGTGAATATGTAAATAATTTGACATTTAATCCCACGACTAATGATGTAACTGCAAACAAAGCAGTGCAAGAGTGATGAGCTTTTAAGAGCCCCGATTGGACACCGTTAAAAATTAGTCGAGAGCATCATAGGACACACAGGCTATTCAACCCACGGTTTGGCCATGTGGCAAGTTGGATATTTACCGAATTAAGGTCATCTGAACCTCATCCATCTCACTTCCTTCGATGCTGGCCAGATTCCCCATGAAGTCAGTGTACTCAGCGAAGATCGCCGCTCCTGGAACCACGGAGCTATAGATCAGCAACTGTTGGCCCAtttcttctttactttttctcctaaccaaaaccctaaccctagaataTGCagaacacagagagagagagagggagagagagtgtgtgttctCCGATCCAAGAATGGCTTTGTCTGTGTGCAGAATTGAAttcacggagagagagagggagagaggaaagTCAGCAGAGTACGTGTTCACACAGCAAAGCCACGTATTACTGCCAGGCTTTAGAAAGACGCCAACGCATAGGAAACTTGAAAAGACGAGCATGCCCACCTGGCCAACATTAGATGCCCTCCAATTGAGGGGTAAAATTGTACAAATCAGCCAAAATTGGCTAGCGATTCCTATTCCCAACTGGTTCTTCTTATAGAGGGTTAGGAGAAATAAGGGAAATAAAGATGACGTTCGCCTTGATGAAAGTAGTATCCGTGACCTCCTTGAAATTATATTGCCCTCCCCGAGGTTTATAATTGCATTGCAATTTCCCCCCTGCAATTAAGCTGCTAGTTTGACTATCAAGTCAACTAACtgattttgattcaaaatcgttCATCATTTTTTCGAGTATCGATAAAAAATTTTAGATTTGTTGGATAAATGTAAGTGCATGATTCATATGTCGAATGTTTCATTTAATATTCAGGATCCAAACTATGAAACAAAAATCAAACGATGGATTGAAATAAATGGGGTGATGCACTAGTATTGCTCTCTCTCCTTTGGTTTAGGATGACCTTTAGATATGTTTTCGTTTCTTCTCATGTTAATTCAGGAAATTGCTCTTGCCTGTTTCTTTGATGGCAACTAGCACTTCTTCTAAGAGCTAAATTCATTCTGACTAGCTTCTGAGTTCTGAGTGATTGGGAGTTTGATTAGAAATAACTCCAAGAGACACGGTTTATCTCTttatttgtttgtctattttagaGCATATATATTTATCTTGAATTAATTGAATAGTGTTagtttttattgtattttttcaactttgatccacattttttatattttgtagaGTACTTAATTCCAAATGTTGTAACCAAAAGTTACAAAGAAATTAACTAACCATGAGAATAACTCACTGTCATGCTGAATATTTAAGTTAGTGTGAACACAACTCCAAGGCCTTAGCCCGGTGGTCAAGCTGTGAGATTTAGGAGTTTTTTCCCTCCTACGGTCTCAGGTGATATCATAACTGTTATGGGTCTAGTCCAGACGGAACTTTGTCTTGGATTTAACCCCTGCCAGTGAACTAAGGGGATGTCTCCGATAGATTAGTCACTGTGTTCGTATTTTGGTTCAAACACCCAAAGCCATAAATAAAAAGGAGTCAGTGTGAACACATTATTTTCTCCACTAGACCAATTATTGGTCCTTATTGGAGGGGACAATGCACGAGTTATTTTTTAGTGCTTCTGGAGTATCATCATGTGGTGTTCTAGGAGTCTTCTCCATCATAAATTAGTATGGGAGTCGCACACTTAGTCGTTGAGTGTAACGAGCCGCGTCAGCTGACTTGATAACTCTTAGACTAACCATGTAATCAAAAGAGTAATCTCTGAGTTATAGATTGACGTTCACGATTCATTATATACTAACTCTATTACCATTTCATATCTGATGTGGGACAAATAGATTTCAAATTGGGCCTAAACTAATATATGGTGGAAAAAAGACTCTAAAgaacttactccctccgtcccattttgtttatccattattttttttgtcttctttatgTCTATTgcctatatctttcaatgtggATTCGAACTGTACATGAATTTTTAGAATGGCCCCGTGATGAGCATGATCGAATAACTTAATGCTTGGTACAAAGTAGCAGCAAGAGCAGGTTTATAAAGTGAGTGCTGGTACCCATGCATTCCCAGTCATGTGTTGCTTGGTACAAAGTAGCAGCAAGAACAggttttctttctattttgttttgtaagtTTATCATATTGAAAGTAGTATGTATAATTGCACTTCTCTTTGCCCTTAATTCATGGAACTATCAATGAACTAAATACTGTTTCATGTGAGCATGTTGCAAATGGATCAGGTTTTATGCCTACGGAGCTCAATAAAACATTAGAGAAGGGAACTCTAGGCTTGAGTGTACAGAAGAAGTCCGTGGCAAACTTTAGAACTACATCCATTATATTCTCGTGAATTCAAGGTAGAAGGGAGGGGAACACCTCAGAACTGAACAACTCCCCAAAAGCAACTTTGGGCAAACCATTTCCTAATAAATCTGAGCCACCCTAATTGTGGCCTTCCTGAACTTGCTTAAACAGGGTGGTGCTAATTTTGTACTCCCTTTGTCTCTTCGTGAATTCTATCAGGAAAGAAAAATCCTACATATCTGATTGAAgcaaaaaagaagtaaaaaaccTTGGTGTGTGGATGGTGTGCAAGGTTATGTTATGGTTCTGTTGTTTTTACATATTTATTGAGCTCATCACGCTTCCGAATTAATGGAATGTTTCAACCTTAtgcttattttttcttttcactatCTGGATTTCAAGTTTCTAGAGTTGAGGTGTAAATAGGTATCCACGGTTTCGTTTTTTGTTGCTTTGGTGAATGCAGGTCCAAAAGTAATGGCCATGttttgctcattttgtttagagGAGGCGGAGTGCAGTGGAGCTGCAAATATTGATGCAAGAATGCTTCttctttaaacaaataaaaaataaaaaatgcttcTTCTCAAGGATTCAGTGTTATTCTTGGGTTTTTAGCAGATTGTGTCGCTTGCGGTGGAAATGGTACACAGGTACTGGTATCAAGAGTACTATGTTCAACTAGTTCTCAGTTTGTATGTAGGACGGAGTTGAAGTGTTTCTATTCATGATAAATTAAGAAAGGGCAGGGGATTCTTTGACCTGTGAATAGTGTTCTTGAACAGAAGATAAGGAAGAAGAATAAGGTTTTGAAGAAGAAGGGTCCTAGGCCTCACACCTCAATTACCAAAGATATCATACTTAAGGcctctttagcatcacaccaaGGACTAGAAAACATGTTGTTAAACACAACGAAACGAAAAGTCACAGAGACTTTTCTAGGCTTGTAGCCGATGTCTAATCAATAGCCAACTGGGTCCATACATGATCAACGGGCAACCCTTTTTGACCATGCATAGAATGTTCTCAAACTGTCAAAATGCCTGTGGCCTTTTTGGGTGGATTCCATCAGTTTGATATGTTTCTTTAAGGGTAGATTTAGCTTTCTTGTACTTCACTTGTTGAAATCATTGAAGTGTATTGGTTTGTCTTTTATGTTTAACATGTTCACGTTCCTAGTTGGAGGTGAGCAACTTGAGAACTTAACCACAAATAATGAAGTGCAATATACTATTTAACTTGAGGATTCAATTCATTTCCGTTTACTTTGTTTCTCCCTTCATTTTACTAAGGAAATTTAGAATTGGTTAAATGACGAGCTTTTCTGCTGCCTGGTGGAGCAAATGTATGAAACTGAGTTAAAAAGGAGAGTGCCTCCCCTAATTGGAGTGGT
This genomic window contains:
- the LOC131332721 gene encoding uncharacterized protein LOC131332721; this translates as MNLPGAQIQIWGTKLKIRSAVAFSIAVLWFCICPLLSACGRYISLVRPLAPIGPLYQHFGQRVVYYLGRSLNARVSSIIYEGGWNWPRLRNLVTQEIIYLSPLNLVPHVDEEDRVIWLPSKSGLYTFKSAWEVIRTARPIVAWAHVVRFPHDIPRWFSILWMACHSRLSTKDTLAAWGVISEDSCVLLFC